One window of Penaeus chinensis breed Huanghai No. 1 chromosome 3, ASM1920278v2, whole genome shotgun sequence genomic DNA carries:
- the LOC125043196 gene encoding palmitoyltransferase ZDHHC3-like codes for MYESLGPRGGEMDPHNKCMGGRMWCVSDICGIICAVMTWLLVTYAEFVVLTVILGTSNHPIYTTFNLLLFNVFAVLALSSHARAMFTDPGAVPKGNATRENIQRMGLREGQVIFKCPKCCSIKPERAHHCSVCQRCIRKMDHHCPWVNNCVGENNQKFFVLFTFYIALLSLHGLFLGIYQFIICVRSEWRECSSFSPPATVVLLLFLIFESLLFAIFTAVMFFTQVNAIWNDETGIEQLKKEQASWEKKSRWRSIQAVFGRFSLTWFSPFTTPPLPTKTHSYMYAV; via the exons ATGTACGAATCACTGGGaccaagagggggagagatggatccCCACAACAAGTGCATGGGGGGCCGTATGTGGTGCGTGTCAGACATCTGCGGCATCATCTGTGCTGTCATGACGTGGCTGCTCGTGACATATGCAGAGTTTGTTGTGCTTACTGTAATATTGGGCACCTCGAATCATCCGATATATACGACTTTTAATCTACTACTTTTCAATGTGTTTGCTGTATTAGCATTATCTTCACATGCTCGAGCCATGTTCACTGACCCG GGAGCTGTTCCAAAGGGCAACGCCACACGAGAAAACATCCAGCGCATGGGGCTGCGAGAAGGTCAAGTGATCTTCAAATGTCCAAAGTGTTGCAGCATCAAGCCTGAGCGCGCCCACCACTGCTCCGTCTGTCAGCGGTGCATTCGCAAAATGGATCACCACTGCCCTTGGGTTAACAACTGTGTGGGTGAAAATAATCAGAAGTTCTTTGTACTCTTTACA ttctacATCGCCCTGCTCAGTCTCCATGGCCTTTTCCTAGGAATTTACCAGTTCATAATCTGTGTGAGGAGTGAGTGGCGGGAGTGCTCTTCTTTTTCACCACCTGCCACGGTGGTGTTGCTGCTGTTCCTTATCTTCGAGAGCTTACTCTTTGCCATTTTCACTGCAGTCATGTTCTTCACACAAGTTAATGCCATCTGGAATGATGAGACG ggcaTTGAACAACTGAAGAAGGAACAGGCAAGCTGGGAAAAGAAATCTCGATGGCGAAGTATCCAAGCTGTGTTTGGTCGCTTTTCTTTGACTTGGTTCAGCCCCTTCACTACCCCTCCCTTGCCAACAAAaactcattcatatatgtatgctgtTTAG